Part of the Vidua macroura isolate BioBank_ID:100142 chromosome 27, ASM2450914v1, whole genome shotgun sequence genome, GGGAGGCAGCGGGGTGTCGGGGTCGGGCACAGCACACGCCCACCGACCGTGACACCCGCTCTGCCCCCCAGGCCCAGCGTGGCGGTGGGGGCCCCCCGTGCCAACACCTCCCAGCCCGGCGTGGCTCAGCCCGGCGCCgtcttcctctgctcctggcccCCCGACaagagcccctgccagcccctgcccatcGACACTGCGGGTGAGTGGGCGCCGCAGGGCGGGGAGCGGGCGCAGGGGGTGCCAGCTCTGCACATTCCCCCTCTCCCGCTCCCCCAGGGGACGAGAGCGAGAGCCAGGGCACCTTGGAGTTCCACACCTACAAGTCGCACCAGTGGCTGGGAGCGTCCGTCACCAGCTGGGACGACAAACTGGTGGTGGGTGCATCCGCGGGGGATGTGGGCAGCCTTGGGTGTTGGCGGGGTGggctcccagcctgtcccatcGCCGTGCCCAGGTCTGTGCCCCGCTGCAGCACTGGAACGCTTTGGAGGGGCAGCACGAGGCGTTCCGCACCCCCACGGGCACCTGCTTCGTGCGGAGCCCGAGGCAGCGGCGCGCGGTGTGGTACTCGCCCTGCCGCGACCAGACCATGGCCAGCACGCACCGCCTGATGAACTACGGTGAGGGGCGAgcggggagcggggggggcTCCCAACCCCGCGTCCGTCTgaccctgccctgtgccctcaGTGCACGACAAGCGCTACTGCGAGATCGGCTTCAGCGCCGCTGTCACCCCGGTGAGAGGGGACTTGAGGGGCTCGGGGGACTCGAGGGACTCGGGCGCCTTTGGGGGGATCGGGGGGCGGCGCCGCCGGGGTGCTCCCCGGGATGCCCATGGGGGGCTGATAGAGATGCAGAGGGTGTGGCCAGGATGGTACCCGGGTGTCACGGCAGGGGATGTTGGGATAGAGATGCTGAGACGGGGGATGCTGCAGTGGCAATTCCGGGAGGAGAAGTCCTAGGAGTGGGGTGGATGCTGGGTTGGGGGTGCCGGGATGGGGAATACTGGGGTGGGGGATACTTGGGTGAGGATGCTTTGGGGGGATGCCAGGGTGCCCCGGGGTGGTGCTGAGTCAGCTTCTCCCGCAGGATGGGACGCTGGTGCTGGGTGCCCCCGGCGGGTACTACTTCACAGGTGAGTCCTTCCTGCCGGCGTTGCCACCCCGGCTGGTGCTCCCGGAGTGGGCACGGCGGGAGGAGGGCACCCCGGGTGGGGTACCCCATAAGTGCCACCCGCACCTGGCAGCCAAGGGCGTGTGGCAGCGGGTGCCCTGTCAGTGCTGGTGCCGCAGGGCTCGTGTACTCGGTGGAGCTGGACAAGATCCTCAGGCGCTTCCTCGGCACgtccctgctgtggctggggagcCCCGGGCGCCCCACGGAGCCGGTGTCCGGGGACTACGAGGACGGGTACCGGGGTGAGCAGCGGGCACGGGCACCCTGCcccactgccagctcctgctgggataCCCCAGAGTCCCCAATGCCCATCTCCCTGCAGGATACTCGGTGGCTGTGGGCGAGTTTGATGGcaaccccaaaaccaaaggTAGGGCTGAGGGGTGCAGGGAACAGGGGTTGATGGGCCTGGGGCACCCCGAGACTCCAGAGTGACCTTGCTTCCCTTCCCGACGGGGCtggacaggctgtgccaggacaggggTCCCGTCCATCTCTGTGCCCCCATGCCCCCGTGTCACACCAGGGGtatccctgtgcccaccccaATGCCGGGGGTATCCCCGTACCCCCCTCAGTGTCCCAGTGGGGCACTCAGGGCTCTCATCCCTCACAGAGTATGTGGTGGGGGTCCCCAACAAGAGCAACACGAGGGGTGAGGTGAGTGCTGTGGAGTGCCCGGTTCATGGCtgaggggacaccaggggacaccACCATGTGTCACCCCGGGCTGGGCCTGGCGTCtgacactgccctgggcaggtggAGATCTTCACTGCGGGGGACACCCTGCGCTGGCTGCGGGGCATCGCCAGCGAGCAGGTACCCTGCCCTGTGACACCCCAGCACCCCGCTGCTCCACAGCGCTCCTgcccccatcccacagcaccccagccccccagcactcccctgctcccccagcctcCCCGCCCACTGTGCCCCTGGCACGTCCCGGTGCCACCCTCTACCCGGACCCTTTCCAGGTGGCTTCGTACTTCGGGCACACGGTGGCAGTGGCCGATGTCGATGGGGACGGGTGAGAGCAGGGACAGTCGTCCCCCCCTCCTCCATGGCGACACCCAGGGGTGCTGCCCCGTGCCTGGCACACCGCtgggtgcccccagcccccaaACCTGCGGACCCTGACCCCGACCCCGCGCCGGGCACAGGCGGGACGACCTGCTGGTGGGTGCCCCCCTGTACATGGCCCGGCGCTCCGACGGACAGCGCAGCGAGCTGGGGCGCCTCTACCTCTACCTGGGGCGGGGACAGCAGCCCCTCGCCAGTCCCCCCCAGACCCTGACGGGCACACACCCCTACGGCCGCTTCGCCGCCGCCATCGCCAGCCTCGGGGACCTGGACAAGGACGGCTTCGGCGGTAACAGCGCGGCAGGGCGGGGAGGAGGATgtgccaccccccccccccctccccccggtGCTGCGCCTTGGGGAACTGAGGCAGAAGAGCGCGGGTGGGTGTTCACGTCCCTTCTGTCCCCAGACGTGGCCGTGGGCGCCCCGCAGGGCGGTGACGGTGGCAGCGGGCAGGTCTTCATCTTCCGCGGGCAGAGCGAGGGGCTGGCGTCGGTGCCCACCCAGCTCCTCAACAGCCCCttccccggccccgccgccttCGGCTTCGCGCTGCGTGGTGCCACCGACCTGGACGGCAACGGCTACGCGGGTACAGCCCTGGCACAACATCGCCCTGCCCCCGCCCTGCCACCCCGGTGTCACCACCCCGGCACCGACCCTCTGCTTGTCCCTGCAGATCTGCTCGTGGGGGCTTACGGGGCGGCCAAGGTGGCCGTGTACCTGTGAGTGCCCGTCCCTGCGGTGGCCCGGGGCGCCCTGTTGGATCCCCTGGTAACCTCAGCaatgtccctgtgccccaggggaCTACCCGTGGTGGTGGCCCGGACCCAGTTGAGTGTCCCCGATGGGCTGAACCCTGAGATCCTGGACTGTGTCCTGCCCGACTCCAGTGTCCGTGTCAGCTGGTGAGGGGACActgccatggggacactgctgtggggacactgccGTGGGGACACTATGGGGACATTACCGTGGGCACAACACAGGTCCCTGAGCACCTGTTGGTGGTGTCCCCCCGCAGCTTCCACGTGGTGTTTTGTGTCAGCGTGACGGGCCAGCACATCCCTCAGAGCATCCGTGAGTGCCAGTGTCACCCGGGGGGGCACCGCTGGCACAGGGGCACCACCGGGGTGTCACTGCGGGTGTCACCCGTGCCACCCTCCCGTTCTCCACCAGACCtggaggctgagctgcagctggaccGGCTGAAGCCCCGGCCATCGCGGagggtcctgctgctgcagggacaccaATCGTCCTGGCAAGAGGAGCTGGTGGTGGCACCGGGGACACCCCCTGTGTGCAGCAACCTGACTGCCTACCTGCGGGTATGGGCACAGGAACAGCGCGGCAGAGGGCGGGGACAGTCTGTGGAGGGGACGGGAATGGGGATGTGGCATCTCCagccaggatggggacagggattgggGATAACAGTGTCTCCCGGTCCCAGGAGGGTGGCTAACAGGGATGGAGACAGTGGTGGCTGGAGACCGTGGGGTGGGGTGGGCACGGGATGCCCTCCAGAGTGCTGTGCCCATGGCTGTCCCCAGGACGAGGCCGAGTTCAAGGACAAGCTGAGCCCGGTGGCCCTGAGCGTGGTCCTGACACTGCCCAGAGAGGCCCCGGGTTTGGTGCTCTACGGGGACACCCTGGTGCAGGCACAGGTAGGGGGGACATCACCGTGGTGACACGGGGTGGGCTTATCACCACTAGGGCACATGTGGGTAGCCCCAGCCTGGTTGAGCTCAGCTCCGGGGTCCCTAGCTTGTGCCAGTGTCGCCAGCACCCCCCTGGGACATTTTCTCTGTCCCCCTCCCACTCTCCCCAGTTTCCACTGGGATGTGGCTCCTACCCCCACCCCCACTGTCCCTTATTCCCTCTGGAATGTGCCCCCCCGCACTGTCCCTGCCGCTCCCTGGCATGTCCgtcctgttctgctctgtgctcACCCTGCATTCCCCAATCCCTCCCCTGGATGTCACCTCTGTACCCAGCActgtccccattcccaaccCCGAGAAtgtcccctctgctccctctgccctcTCCAGTCCCTCCCCAGGATgacccctgctgtccctgctccctccttggCATGTCTCAGGGTATGTGCCCAATCGTCCCCCTGGAtgtcccctctgctgtccccattCTTCCCTCTCGGAGATGTCACCTCCCTCCCCTCTATCCCCAATATCCCCTCTCTACTCTGCACTGTCCCAAATCTCCCCTCTGGGATGTCCCCTCTGGCCCCTCCACCAGCCCAATCCCTTCCCGGGATTCCCCCCGTgccccctgctgtccccaatgACTCCCCCTCCCACACCTCACCCTGGATGGGGGGGGTCCTCCTgttccctccctgtccctctcccagACCCACATCATCCTGGAGGACTGTGGCGATGACAACCTCTGTGTCCCCGACCTCCACCTGGCCGCCGACACGTGAGCACCGGGGGGTGAGGGAGTGCTCGGTGTCCCCGCGGGATGCTgagccctgtccccatgtcccccagccccagccaacGCCTGCTGATCGGGGCGGAGGCCGTGCTGTCCCTGCGCGCCAACGCCACCAACGCGGGTGAAGGCGCCTTCGAGGCCGAGCTGAGGGTGCAGCTGCCCCCTGGCACGCACTACCAGGCTGCCCGCAGCACCATCCCGGTGGGTGTGAGTGGGGGGCGACAGCGGTGACCAGGGTGGGGGTGTCACGTCCTGCCCTTGGTGGCCATCACCTGCCTCTTTGGGGGTGCTCGGTGGTGATGGGTGTTggggtgcccagcacagggggtgGCCCAAATCAGGTGGCTCACACTGTGTCCTTCATCCCCATCATCCCCCACGGAGCTGCCTGGTGGGGATGGGCGCCCAGGAATCCTGGGCTGGGGGTTCCTGTCCTGCCCTTGGTGGCTGTCACCTTGGTGGCTGTCACTCTCCATAGGGTCCCCACTGGTGATGGGTGTTCAGGGGTGACCAGGGTGTGGGGCTCAAGCCCTGCCCTCAGCTCATGCCGGTCCCCAGTGTGGTTGGTTCCTGGTGGGGTCCATGACGTGTCCCCACCCCATGTCCCCACCCCACAGGGGCAGGAGAAGTTGAGCTGCAACCCCAAGAAGGAGAATGGGACCCACGTGGTGCTCTGCGAGTTGGGCAATCCCATGAAAGCAGGGGCCCGGGTAAGGGGACAGGGGAGTCCCTGCTGGGCCTGTCACCCACTGGGGCTGGTCACCCAcctgcccctctcctctgctgtcccccagATCACCGTGGACATGGAGCTGAGCGTGTCTGGGCTGGAGGACATGGGGGATGCCATCACCTTCCACCTCCAGCTGCGGAGGTGacaccctgctgtccccccaTCCCCCACCCACTGCTTGGGACACCGGCACCTCAGACTCAGTGTCCTCAGCATGTCCCCAAACTCAGTGTCCATCTCTCATCCCGCTGTGTCCCCACAGCAagaacagccccagccccagcaatGCGtcggtgacagtgacagtgcccgtggaggcagaggcagagatgGAGCTGCGAGGGTGAGGGTCTGGGGACGTGGGGATAACGGGGGGACGAAGGGGGACATTGACCCCCCCTCTCCCACCAGCAACTCCCTGCCTGCCACCGTGGTGCTGCCCACAAGCTGGCACTGGGTGGAGGGCAGCCGGCGGCTCGAGGACCACGGCATCAAGGTGGAGCACGTCTATGAGGTGATGCCCGCGGGTGTTCAGGggatgtcccctctgtcccctccccggcgtaatcccctgtgctgggcatcACCCACCGTGCTCCCGCAGCTCCACAACAAAGGTCCCGGCACCGTCAGCGGTGTCACCCTGAGCCTCGCCATCCCCCACCTGCTGGGCAACCACGTCCTGCTCtacctgctggagctgggcaccGAGGGGGGCACGAACTGCTCCCACCACCCCGCCCTCAACCCCGCCCAGGTAGGGACTACGGGACTGCTGCCCGCCGGCGGGCGCTGGGACATGTCAGGGAGGTGGgtgtcacctctgtgtcccCTTCCAGCTGGAGAGCTCCGGTCCGACGGCCGCAGCGCTCGGGAACGGCACTCACCAGCGGGAGCGCCGGGAAGCGGAGCCGCCCCCgggagccgggctgggggaCGAGGGGCTGGGGGACCTCGTCCGTGTGGTGAGCGGGTGACCCTGGGGACCTGCCGGCTGTGATGGAGGCAGGGCTGCGGGTGCCAGGGTGGGGCCGCATCCCTTGGGTGACCCTGGggacctgcagcccatggtgggCACAGGTCCCCCGGGGTGAGGGCCTCCCCAACACCCACCGTGTTGGACACCACCCTCAGGACTGTGACAATGCCACGTGCGTGGACATCACCTGCCACGTGCCCAGCCTGGGCAAGGACCAGCGGGCGCTGGTCAGCGTCCACGCCCTGCTCTGGATGGACACCCTGCAGCAGGTACTGTCCCCTCCTGGGGACAAAGGGGACGGGGTGGCATTATGGCCTCAGGGCATCCCTGCAATGTCCCCTCCTGCACGGTGCTCCCCAGAGAGCACCCTGGGGATACCATGTGTGAGGTCACGAGTGCCCTGTTAGCTGCCAGCACCCCTGATGCCAGGTTCCCGTGTGTCCCCCGCGTGTCCCTCCTTCTGTCCCTAGCGGGAGCACCTCCTGACGCAGTTCCGCATCCAGTCACAAGCGTGGTTCAACTCCTCGGCCATGCCCTATCGCGTCCAGC contains:
- the ITGA2B gene encoding integrin alpha-IIb, with translation MGLLRVLLLLGGLRLPSTLGLLQEPPTIYEGPPGSYFGFALDFHMSEGRPSVAVGAPRANTSQPGVAQPGAVFLCSWPPDKSPCQPLPIDTAGDESESQGTLEFHTYKSHQWLGASVTSWDDKLVVCAPLQHWNALEGQHEAFRTPTGTCFVRSPRQRRAVWYSPCRDQTMASTHRLMNYVHDKRYCEIGFSAAVTPDGTLVLGAPGGYYFTGLVYSVELDKILRRFLGTSLLWLGSPGRPTEPVSGDYEDGYRGYSVAVGEFDGNPKTKEYVVGVPNKSNTRGEVEIFTAGDTLRWLRGIASEQVASYFGHTVAVADVDGDGRDDLLVGAPLYMARRSDGQRSELGRLYLYLGRGQQPLASPPQTLTGTHPYGRFAAAIASLGDLDKDGFGDVAVGAPQGGDGGSGQVFIFRGQSEGLASVPTQLLNSPFPGPAAFGFALRGATDLDGNGYADLLVGAYGAAKVAVYLGLPVVVARTQLSVPDGLNPEILDCVLPDSSVRVSCFHVVFCVSVTGQHIPQSIHLEAELQLDRLKPRPSRRVLLLQGHQSSWQEELVVAPGTPPVCSNLTAYLRDEAEFKDKLSPVALSVVLTLPREAPGLVLYGDTLVQAQTHIILEDCGDDNLCVPDLHLAADTPSQRLLIGAEAVLSLRANATNAGEGAFEAELRVQLPPGTHYQAARSTIPGQEKLSCNPKKENGTHVVLCELGNPMKAGARITVDMELSVSGLEDMGDAITFHLQLRSKNSPSPSNASVTVTVPVEAEAEMELRGNSLPATVVLPTSWHWVEGSRRLEDHGIKVEHVYELHNKGPGTVSGVTLSLAIPHLLGNHVLLYLLELGTEGGTNCSHHPALNPAQLESSGPTAAALGNGTHQRERREAEPPPGAGLGDEGLGDLVRVDCDNATCVDITCHVPSLGKDQRALVSVHALLWMDTLQQREHLLTQFRIQSQAWFNSSAMPYRVQPRVLPTGQAETETCVVRASPGGEGPVPVWWVVLGVLAGLLLLTLLILLMWKTGFFKRTRPPAEGDTQEPGQAQEPGSVQD